One segment of Methylotuvimicrobium sp. KM2 DNA contains the following:
- the recJ gene encoding single-stranded-DNA-specific exonuclease RecJ translates to MYSQGVKKTIIPRPPGKKKLDLGDMHPVLQRIFLSRGIKSADELDRSLAGLPSPWLLSGMKAMVAHLIEALSKQQRITIVADFDADGATSCALAIRGLRMFGAVNVDFIVPNRFEYGYGLTPEIVELVKRQEPELIITVDNGISSIAGVDAAKALGIKVLVTDHHLPGETLPEADAIVNPNLPDEPFPSRSLAGVGVMFYVLTALRSRLREVDWFQQQAIPEPNLAQLLDLVALGTVADVVPLDQTNRILIHQGLQRIRSGRCHPGILALVEVSGRNHRYLSSSDLGFALGPRLNAAGRMDDMALGIQCLLTDDVSLAKDIAQQLDEMNKDRRDIEGQMKVEAMSLLNEMKALDEKHLPAGVCLFDENWHQGVIGILASRIKDRLHRPVVAFAPAGNGEIKGSARSIPGVHIRDVLSDIASAHPNILNKFGGHAMAAGMSIQMHDYPPFALAFDEMVGRRIANMDLEQKVYSDGELSENELTLEFAELLQRSGTWGQEFPEPVFDGVFEVIQARIVGQHHLKLVLRQAENKQLIDAIAFFIEKPEQWLGIRTIHAAYKLDINEYRGNRTLQFVIQYLEKLN, encoded by the coding sequence ATGTACTCCCAAGGCGTTAAAAAAACCATTATTCCCCGTCCTCCGGGTAAGAAAAAGCTGGATTTGGGTGATATGCACCCGGTTTTGCAGCGCATATTTCTAAGCCGGGGTATTAAATCCGCGGATGAATTAGACCGTTCGTTGGCTGGATTGCCTTCGCCGTGGCTGTTGTCCGGGATGAAGGCCATGGTTGCTCATTTGATCGAAGCGCTAAGCAAGCAGCAGCGAATCACTATTGTGGCCGATTTCGATGCCGACGGGGCGACCAGTTGTGCCCTTGCTATTAGAGGCTTACGCATGTTCGGTGCGGTCAATGTCGACTTCATCGTGCCGAATCGTTTTGAATACGGATACGGGTTGACGCCGGAGATAGTCGAGTTGGTCAAACGCCAAGAGCCCGAATTGATTATCACCGTCGATAATGGCATATCGAGCATAGCCGGCGTTGACGCGGCTAAGGCGCTAGGTATCAAAGTTTTGGTCACCGATCACCATTTGCCCGGCGAGACATTGCCTGAGGCCGATGCAATCGTCAATCCGAATTTGCCGGACGAACCGTTTCCTAGTCGATCATTGGCAGGCGTCGGCGTCATGTTTTATGTACTAACCGCATTGAGAAGTCGCCTTCGTGAAGTCGATTGGTTTCAACAACAAGCCATACCCGAACCGAATCTAGCACAATTACTGGATTTGGTTGCTTTGGGCACGGTCGCCGATGTCGTGCCGCTTGATCAGACCAATCGGATATTGATTCATCAAGGCCTGCAGCGAATTCGTTCGGGTCGTTGTCATCCGGGAATACTGGCCTTGGTCGAAGTATCGGGGCGGAATCATCGGTATCTATCCTCATCCGACCTAGGCTTTGCGTTGGGACCCAGGCTCAACGCTGCCGGGCGCATGGACGATATGGCGCTGGGCATTCAATGCCTGCTAACCGATGATGTTTCTTTGGCCAAAGATATCGCACAGCAGCTTGATGAAATGAATAAGGATCGCCGGGACATCGAAGGTCAGATGAAGGTCGAAGCGATGAGTCTGTTGAACGAAATGAAAGCCTTAGATGAAAAACATCTGCCGGCCGGCGTTTGCCTGTTTGATGAAAATTGGCATCAAGGCGTAATCGGTATTCTGGCATCGAGAATCAAGGATAGACTGCACCGGCCGGTCGTGGCTTTCGCTCCGGCCGGTAACGGCGAAATCAAAGGTTCGGCGCGATCGATTCCCGGTGTGCATATCCGCGACGTTCTGAGCGACATAGCCTCGGCTCATCCCAATATTCTTAATAAGTTCGGCGGTCATGCGATGGCGGCCGGAATGAGCATACAAATGCACGATTATCCGCCTTTTGCGTTAGCCTTCGATGAGATGGTCGGTCGGCGTATAGCGAATATGGACCTAGAACAGAAGGTGTATTCCGACGGGGAATTGTCGGAAAACGAGTTGACGTTGGAATTCGCCGAGTTATTGCAGCGTTCGGGCACTTGGGGGCAGGAGTTTCCGGAGCCGGTTTTCGATGGTGTGTTCGAGGTCATTCAGGCCCGTATCGTTGGGCAGCATCATTTAAAATTGGTGTTGCGTCAGGCCGAAAACAAGCAGTTGATCGACGCGATTGCTTTCTTTATCGAAAAGCCGGAACAATGGCTGGGAATTCGAACAATCCATGCTGCTTACAAGCTGGATATCAATGAATACCGAGGCAATCGAACGCTACAATTTGTGATTCAGTATCTGGAAAAGCTGAATTAA
- the alaC gene encoding alanine transaminase codes for MEQFHRISRLPPYVFNIVNELKAKARAAGEDIIDFGMGNPDQPTPDHIVKKLVEAAQREDTHRYSVSKGIPRLRRAICNWYKHRFDVDLDPDTEAIVTIGSKEGLAHLALATLGPGDVVLVPNPAYPIHPYGVVIAGADIRHVAMVAGVDFFEELHKAIVDSWPKPKMLILNFPGNPTTQCVDLEFFEKIVEMAKEHNIWVVQDVAYADIVFDGYKAPSILQVKGATDIAVEFFSLSKSYNMPGWRVGFMCGNKELVAALARIKSYLDYGTFTPIQIAAISALEGPQDCVTEIAEMYRKRRDVLCEGLTAAGWPVPKPKATMFVWAPIPEPYKEMGSLEFSKKLLADAKVAVSPGIGFGQYGDDHVRFGLIENEHRTRQAIRGIRHMLKKDKVV; via the coding sequence ATGGAACAATTTCATCGAATCAGTCGCTTGCCTCCCTATGTTTTCAATATTGTCAACGAGCTAAAAGCGAAAGCCCGAGCGGCCGGGGAAGATATCATCGACTTCGGAATGGGTAATCCCGATCAGCCGACACCCGATCACATCGTCAAAAAGCTGGTCGAGGCGGCTCAACGAGAGGACACTCACCGTTATTCCGTTTCCAAGGGTATCCCTCGTTTACGAAGAGCGATATGTAATTGGTATAAGCATCGCTTCGACGTGGATTTGGACCCGGATACCGAGGCGATCGTTACGATCGGTTCCAAGGAGGGGCTTGCGCATTTGGCTCTAGCTACGTTGGGGCCGGGCGATGTCGTATTGGTTCCGAATCCGGCCTATCCGATCCATCCCTACGGTGTCGTGATCGCTGGCGCCGATATTCGTCATGTGGCAATGGTTGCCGGTGTGGATTTTTTCGAGGAACTGCATAAAGCCATCGTCGATTCATGGCCGAAACCGAAAATGCTGATTCTCAATTTTCCGGGTAATCCGACCACACAATGCGTCGATCTGGAATTTTTCGAAAAAATCGTCGAAATGGCCAAAGAGCATAACATTTGGGTTGTCCAGGATGTCGCTTACGCCGATATCGTGTTCGACGGTTACAAAGCACCGTCGATTCTTCAGGTTAAGGGGGCGACCGATATTGCGGTCGAATTTTTTTCGTTATCGAAAAGTTACAACATGCCCGGTTGGCGGGTCGGTTTCATGTGCGGCAATAAAGAGCTCGTTGCGGCATTGGCAAGGATCAAATCGTATCTTGATTACGGTACGTTTACACCGATTCAGATTGCAGCGATTAGCGCTTTGGAGGGTCCGCAGGATTGCGTGACTGAAATTGCCGAGATGTACCGGAAAAGGCGCGATGTCTTATGCGAAGGTTTGACGGCCGCCGGTTGGCCGGTGCCGAAGCCGAAAGCGACGATGTTCGTTTGGGCGCCGATTCCCGAACCCTATAAAGAAATGGGCTCGCTCGAGTTTTCGAAAAAATTGCTCGCCGATGCGAAAGTAGCCGTGTCGCCGGGTATCGGTTTCGGACAATACGGGGACGATCACGTTCGTTTCGGTTTGATCGAAAACGAACACAGAACCCGACAAGCGATTCGCGGCATTCGACATATGCTCAAGAAAGACAAAGTTGTATAA
- a CDS encoding N-acetylmuramoyl-L-alanine amidase yields MRSFINMLFIAVLHFWAGSAFAQQTAVNSLKHQISSDHSRLIFDLSAKFSHKVFQLDNPPRLVIDIRDARLNGKLEQPSSNHPLFKKIRSAVRNDKDLRVVVDLKKNGIAKNLTIPVNQSGGYQLMIDFFAKQDVLAAKPPVSLSVASHPLVSKRNASPNPAKRPSASSEALAVSHNKSVKKAPQRSKDVVIAIDAGHGGQDPGAKGPHGTHEKDVTFAIAKKLAALIDRKPGMRAVMVRQGDYYIDLKKRMKIARESKADLFVSIHADAYDNPSVKGASVFTLSNKGATTEMARWLANHENSADLVGGVSLVDKDDVLASVLLDLSMTATQEASQNAASKILGSLKQVGHLHSRSVQKAGFLVLKSPDVPAILVETAFISNPDEESKLRSVAHQSKMARAIFNGIDSYFQQAAPAGTYIAEQGRQHVISRGETLSGIAQQYGISMQKIKTTNAMNDNQVRIGQVLSIPVDG; encoded by the coding sequence ATGCGTAGTTTTATCAATATGTTATTTATTGCGGTGTTGCATTTCTGGGCAGGATCGGCGTTTGCGCAACAAACGGCGGTTAATTCCTTGAAGCATCAAATTTCTTCCGATCACTCCCGGTTGATTTTCGATCTGTCGGCGAAATTTTCACATAAAGTATTTCAACTGGATAATCCCCCGCGTTTAGTTATCGACATCCGTGATGCTCGTTTAAACGGAAAACTTGAGCAACCGTCTTCCAATCATCCGTTGTTTAAAAAAATTCGAAGCGCGGTTCGTAACGATAAAGATTTGCGAGTTGTCGTCGATTTGAAAAAGAACGGAATAGCTAAGAATTTGACGATTCCGGTTAATCAATCCGGTGGCTATCAATTGATGATTGATTTTTTTGCCAAACAGGATGTTCTTGCTGCCAAGCCTCCCGTTTCACTTTCGGTTGCATCGCATCCATTGGTTTCAAAGCGAAACGCTTCGCCTAATCCTGCTAAAAGGCCTTCCGCGAGTTCCGAAGCGTTAGCTGTATCACATAATAAATCGGTGAAAAAAGCGCCGCAACGCAGCAAAGACGTTGTAATAGCGATCGATGCCGGTCATGGCGGTCAAGACCCTGGAGCAAAAGGCCCGCACGGCACTCATGAAAAAGACGTGACTTTTGCGATCGCAAAAAAATTAGCGGCATTGATCGACAGAAAGCCGGGAATGAGAGCCGTGATGGTTCGTCAAGGCGACTACTACATCGACCTGAAAAAGCGCATGAAAATTGCTCGAGAGTCAAAGGCCGATTTATTTGTATCGATCCATGCCGATGCCTACGATAATCCAAGTGTTAAAGGTGCGTCGGTATTTACCTTATCTAACAAAGGTGCGACGACCGAAATGGCGCGATGGTTGGCCAATCATGAAAATTCCGCCGATCTGGTTGGAGGCGTCAGCTTAGTCGATAAAGACGACGTATTGGCGTCCGTGCTACTCGATCTATCGATGACCGCCACTCAAGAAGCCAGTCAAAATGCAGCGTCAAAGATACTCGGAAGCTTAAAGCAAGTTGGTCATTTACATTCTCGGTCGGTGCAAAAAGCAGGCTTTTTGGTGCTTAAATCGCCCGATGTACCGGCAATTTTGGTCGAAACCGCGTTTATTTCGAACCCGGACGAAGAAAGTAAACTGCGCAGTGTTGCTCATCAGAGCAAAATGGCCCGAGCTATTTTCAATGGTATCGACAGTTACTTTCAGCAGGCGGCTCCAGCCGGAACTTATATCGCCGAACAAGGTCGACAACACGTCATCAGCCGTGGCGAAACTTTGTCAGGTATAGCGCAGCAATATGGAATTAGCATGCAGAAAATTAAAACGACTAATGCAATGAATGATAATCAGGTTAGGATCGGTCAAGTTTTGAGTATTCCTGTTGATGGGTGA
- a CDS encoding HD domain-containing phosphohydrolase produces the protein MEIELVKVQPSDIELNTPLPFSIFTFEQSLLLKKNTIVTTEKQLNVLLEKGVYRNLTEQEIELREALKQEPDQKKLQTNPFTAIAYCNQKLYPLFQDLADQKAENVQSRIAKIAELLRIIIVFDPNAALGAIHLLGCADNYAVIHSIYTAVLSGLLGRRRQLTDEDNELIISAALTMNLGMLKLQDQLYQQDSPLTSEQRQQIIEHPKQSVMLLKKAGIESRDWLAMVLQHHEKNDGSGYPNKLSGDAISEGAKVISLADIYTSLITGRKYRAPVLAHDAIKSLFSKRGNEIDEQLANQFIRETGIYPPGTFVDLQNGEIALITKRATVKGSKTSGPYAHALISPRGAFYREPQKRDCGIALYKISKPCSAPKGFNVDQANKFWGY, from the coding sequence ATGGAAATAGAGTTAGTCAAAGTACAGCCCAGCGATATCGAATTAAATACGCCGCTGCCTTTTTCCATTTTTACCTTCGAACAATCGTTGTTATTGAAGAAAAATACGATTGTTACCACTGAAAAGCAACTTAACGTGTTGCTTGAAAAAGGGGTTTATAGGAATCTTACGGAACAAGAAATCGAGCTAAGAGAAGCTTTAAAGCAAGAGCCGGATCAAAAAAAACTACAAACCAATCCGTTTACTGCTATTGCTTATTGCAACCAGAAGTTGTATCCATTGTTTCAAGATTTGGCAGATCAAAAAGCCGAGAATGTACAATCGCGAATAGCGAAAATTGCCGAGCTTTTACGGATAATAATCGTATTCGATCCTAATGCCGCATTAGGCGCGATTCATTTACTGGGCTGCGCTGATAATTATGCCGTCATTCATTCGATATATACTGCAGTATTGTCCGGCTTACTCGGTCGGCGCAGGCAGTTAACCGATGAGGATAACGAACTGATCATTAGCGCGGCGCTGACGATGAATTTAGGCATGCTGAAATTACAGGATCAGCTTTATCAACAAGATTCTCCGTTGACAAGTGAGCAGCGTCAGCAAATCATAGAACACCCTAAACAAAGCGTCATGTTGTTAAAAAAAGCCGGTATAGAATCAAGAGATTGGCTGGCGATGGTTTTACAGCATCATGAAAAAAACGACGGTAGCGGTTATCCCAATAAGCTCAGCGGAGATGCTATCAGCGAGGGGGCCAAAGTCATCTCTCTGGCCGATATCTATACATCGTTGATCACCGGCCGCAAATATCGAGCTCCGGTTTTGGCGCATGATGCGATCAAATCGCTATTTTCGAAACGCGGCAATGAAATCGATGAGCAATTGGCAAATCAATTCATCCGCGAAACCGGTATTTATCCCCCCGGTACATTCGTCGATTTGCAAAACGGCGAAATTGCTTTGATTACTAAGCGCGCCACAGTTAAGGGCAGTAAAACATCGGGGCCTTACGCGCACGCTCTTATAAGCCCTCGTGGTGCCTTTTATCGAGAGCCTCAAAAACGCGATTGCGGCATTGCGCTGTATAAAATTAGCAAGCCTTGTTCGGCGCCAAAGGGATTTAACGTTGATCAAGCCAATAAGTTTTGGGGCTATTAA
- a CDS encoding NAD(P)H-hydrate dehydratase, whose protein sequence is MSRQDLPLELYSADQVRELDRTAIDEFYIPGYELMCRAGQSVFERVKAFCPEATSCTIFCGGGNNAGDGYVIARLAIAAGMEVTVYSVVEVSRLKGDALTAYRDCIDSGCKVAGYDTKALLSEEVIIDALLGTGLDREVEGLHADAIAAINASRAFVIAVDIPSGLNADTGKIMGCAVKADLTVSFIGLKKGLFTGDAPDYCGKVYYASLDIPNAVFDRVDCAAQRIRFLQPPRRSRCAHKGHFGRVLVIGGDVGYSGAIRMAGEAALRVGAGLVTVLTHPEHAILINSSRPELMCRGDLDPESIETIIDCADVLVLGPGLGRSDWSKGLFDATIRFAKPTVIDADGLNWLADSGQYGDHFILTPHPGEASRLLKCSVSEVEHDRFAAVNSIRRQYGGICVLKGAGTLIASHHHVAVADVGNPGMATGGMGDVLTGVIAGLLAQGFSNWESAEYGVYIHGSAADAAAVDGGERGLLATDLMPYLRRLVN, encoded by the coding sequence ATGAGCAGGCAAGATCTTCCACTCGAACTATATTCCGCCGATCAAGTAAGAGAACTGGACCGAACGGCTATCGATGAATTTTACATTCCCGGTTATGAATTGATGTGCAGGGCAGGTCAATCGGTATTTGAGCGGGTCAAGGCGTTCTGTCCGGAAGCGACAAGTTGCACGATTTTTTGTGGCGGCGGTAACAATGCCGGAGATGGCTATGTGATAGCGCGTTTAGCAATTGCTGCCGGAATGGAGGTAACGGTTTATTCTGTTGTCGAGGTTTCTAGGCTTAAGGGCGATGCGCTCACGGCATATCGAGATTGCATCGATAGCGGCTGTAAAGTTGCGGGCTATGATACGAAAGCTTTACTTAGCGAAGAAGTGATCATCGATGCGCTATTAGGTACCGGCTTGGATCGTGAAGTCGAAGGTTTACATGCCGATGCGATAGCGGCCATCAATGCCAGTCGGGCTTTCGTCATTGCGGTCGATATTCCAAGCGGATTGAATGCCGATACAGGAAAAATCATGGGTTGTGCGGTCAAAGCGGATTTGACCGTGTCTTTTATCGGGTTGAAAAAAGGCTTGTTTACCGGAGATGCGCCGGATTATTGCGGAAAAGTTTATTATGCATCGCTCGATATTCCTAACGCGGTTTTTGACAGGGTCGATTGTGCCGCGCAACGCATTCGTTTTCTGCAACCACCGCGAAGAAGTCGCTGTGCGCACAAAGGTCATTTTGGCCGTGTCTTAGTGATTGGCGGTGATGTCGGTTATTCGGGAGCGATTCGCATGGCAGGTGAAGCCGCGTTACGAGTTGGTGCGGGGCTCGTTACCGTGTTGACGCATCCTGAGCACGCTATATTGATCAATAGCTCGCGGCCGGAATTGATGTGTCGAGGTGACCTCGATCCGGAGAGCATAGAGACGATCATCGATTGTGCAGATGTTCTTGTATTAGGACCCGGGTTGGGACGAAGCGATTGGTCGAAAGGTTTATTCGATGCCACGATCCGATTCGCTAAGCCAACGGTGATCGATGCTGACGGCTTGAACTGGCTGGCGGATTCGGGCCAATACGGTGACCATTTCATATTGACGCCGCATCCGGGCGAGGCTTCGCGTTTGTTGAAATGCTCGGTATCCGAAGTCGAACATGATCGTTTCGCCGCAGTAAATTCGATCAGGCGGCAATATGGCGGTATTTGTGTGCTGAAAGGGGCGGGTACATTGATTGCTAGTCACCATCATGTCGCAGTTGCCGATGTCGGTAATCCGGGCATGGCAACCGGAGGCATGGGGGATGTTCTGACCGGAGTGATTGCCGGACTATTGGCTCAGGGATTCAGCAACTGGGAAAGCGCCGAGTATGGTGTTTATATTCATGGTTCGGCTGCCGATGCGGCTGCTGTCGATGGCGGTGAGCGGGGTCTTTTAGCGACCGATTTGATGCCTTATTTGAGGCGTTTGGTAAATTAA
- a CDS encoding homoserine dehydrogenase, which yields MKPVKVGVLGLGTVGGGTVNVLKRNAAEIARRAGREIIVTRASARDLERSRICDTQGIALTTDPYEIVNDPEIEIVVELIGGETIAKDLVLKAIENAKHVVTANKALIALHGNEIFAKAGDKGVMVAFEAAVAGGIPIIKAIREGLSGNQIEWVAGIINGTGNFILTEMRDKGRDFADVLAEAQALGYAEADPTFDVEGIDAAHKLTILASIAFGIPLQFDKVYTEGITQITRDDVDYADTLGYRIKHLGIARKTSEGIELRVHPTLIPARRLIANVDGVMNAVLVKGDAVGPTLYYGAGAGAEPTASSVVADVIDVVRALTSDPENRVPHLAFQPNALADIPMLSAEQIHTAYYLRLNAEDRPGVLADITRILALHDISIEAIIQKEPHENEKSVPIIMLTQNTLESEMNAAITVIEQLTTVTGKVCRIRLETLG from the coding sequence TTGAAGCCGGTCAAAGTAGGGGTCTTAGGTCTAGGTACCGTCGGCGGCGGCACCGTCAATGTCTTGAAGCGCAACGCCGCCGAAATTGCGCGCCGGGCAGGGCGTGAAATTATCGTAACGCGCGCCAGTGCTCGCGATCTTGAGCGAAGCCGGATTTGCGATACGCAAGGCATCGCGTTGACGACCGATCCTTATGAGATCGTCAACGATCCCGAGATTGAAATCGTTGTGGAGTTGATCGGCGGTGAAACGATTGCGAAAGACTTAGTGCTTAAAGCGATTGAAAACGCTAAGCATGTTGTGACCGCGAATAAAGCCTTGATTGCGCTGCATGGTAATGAAATTTTTGCGAAAGCCGGCGACAAAGGTGTCATGGTTGCGTTCGAAGCCGCCGTTGCCGGCGGAATTCCTATTATCAAGGCGATTCGTGAAGGCTTGAGCGGCAATCAAATCGAGTGGGTGGCGGGCATTATCAACGGCACCGGCAATTTCATTTTGACCGAAATGCGTGACAAAGGCCGCGATTTCGCGGATGTCTTGGCTGAGGCTCAAGCTTTAGGTTATGCCGAAGCCGATCCGACTTTCGACGTTGAGGGGATCGATGCGGCGCATAAATTGACGATTTTGGCTTCAATCGCATTCGGTATCCCCTTGCAATTCGATAAGGTCTATACCGAAGGCATTACGCAAATCACGCGCGACGATGTTGATTATGCCGATACCTTGGGTTATCGCATCAAGCATCTGGGCATCGCGCGAAAAACCTCCGAAGGCATCGAACTGCGCGTGCATCCGACTTTGATTCCCGCACGTCGATTGATCGCCAACGTCGATGGTGTGATGAATGCGGTATTGGTTAAAGGCGATGCGGTCGGGCCGACGCTATATTATGGCGCAGGCGCGGGCGCCGAGCCTACGGCTTCATCAGTCGTTGCCGATGTGATCGATGTCGTTCGCGCATTAACGAGCGACCCCGAAAACCGCGTACCGCACTTGGCCTTTCAACCGAACGCGCTAGCCGATATTCCGATGCTTTCGGCCGAGCAAATTCATACGGCTTATTATTTAAGGCTGAATGCCGAAGATAGGCCGGGTGTATTGGCCGATATTACTCGCATCTTGGCTTTGCACGACATCAGTATCGAAGCGATTATTCAAAAAGAACCGCATGAAAATGAAAAATCGGTGCCGATTATCATGTTGACTCAAAATACACTGGAATCGGAAATGAATGCGGCGATTACCGTGATCGAACAATTAACGACCGTAACCGGCAAAGTGTGTCGCATTCGACTGGAAACTCTGGGATAA
- the thrC gene encoding threonine synthase, which produces MTIRKRYTGLIETYRDRLPVADDTRLISLGEGNTPLIQLQNIPRLIGKDVDIYVKFEGLNPTGSFKDRGMTMAVTKAVDEGSQAIICASTGNTSASAAAYAVRAGIKAFVLIPEGKIALGKLAQTLMYGAKIIQINGNFDQGMALVKEIVDHAPVSIVNSINPFRLEGQKTAAFEIIDELGTAPDYHCLPVGNAGNISAYWKGYKEYSTDIGSLKAVTNKRPVMCGYQAAGAAPFIAREMIDHPETVATAIRIGRPQSWDLAWAAQRESEGWFDAMTDEQILAAQKLLSSNEGVFCEPASAASLAGALHDIELGNIPEGSTIVCTLTGNGIKDPDIAIKQCQDAHPVTIEADLDAVKKAILDSL; this is translated from the coding sequence ATGACAATTCGTAAACGCTATACAGGTTTAATCGAAACTTATAGAGATCGCCTACCGGTCGCTGATGATACTCGCTTGATCAGTCTAGGCGAAGGCAATACACCTTTAATACAGCTGCAAAACATTCCAAGATTGATCGGCAAGGACGTCGATATTTATGTTAAATTCGAGGGCTTGAATCCGACCGGCTCGTTTAAGGATCGCGGCATGACAATGGCTGTGACCAAAGCGGTCGATGAAGGCAGTCAAGCCATTATCTGTGCATCGACCGGCAATACTTCGGCTTCCGCGGCGGCCTATGCGGTACGCGCGGGCATCAAAGCATTCGTGTTGATTCCGGAAGGCAAGATCGCGTTGGGTAAATTAGCGCAAACTTTGATGTACGGAGCCAAGATCATTCAGATCAACGGTAACTTCGATCAGGGCATGGCTTTGGTTAAGGAAATCGTCGATCATGCACCGGTTTCGATTGTCAATTCGATCAATCCGTTCCGTCTTGAAGGACAAAAAACCGCTGCATTCGAAATCATCGACGAACTGGGTACCGCACCCGATTATCACTGTCTGCCGGTCGGTAATGCCGGCAATATTTCGGCCTATTGGAAAGGCTATAAGGAATATTCGACCGATATCGGCTCGCTGAAAGCCGTGACGAATAAGCGTCCCGTGATGTGCGGTTATCAAGCGGCCGGCGCCGCGCCTTTCATCGCTAGGGAAATGATCGATCATCCCGAAACGGTAGCAACCGCGATACGCATCGGACGCCCGCAATCCTGGGATTTGGCTTGGGCCGCGCAACGCGAATCGGAAGGTTGGTTTGACGCGATGACCGACGAGCAAATTTTAGCCGCGCAAAAATTGTTGAGCTCGAACGAAGGTGTTTTTTGCGAGCCTGCTTCGGCAGCATCCTTGGCCGGCGCGCTGCATGACATCGAGCTGGGTAATATTCCCGAAGGCAGCACGATCGTTTGTACATTGACCGGCAACGGCATCAAAGATCCCGATATTGCGATCAAGCAATGCCAAGACGCGCATCCGGTCACGATCGAAGCCGATTTGGACGCAGTCAAGAAAGCGATACTCGATAGTCTATAA
- the tsaE gene encoding tRNA (adenosine(37)-N6)-threonylcarbamoyltransferase complex ATPase subunit type 1 TsaE: protein MQIKLRNAETTEAFGAELSRQLPHKCLIFLKGQLGAGKTTLVRGLLRALGHQGAVKSPTYTLVEEYMPSGRAVIHFDLYRLSDPEELEWIGINDYLDQDAVCLIEWPEMGEGFLPEPDLVLTLSVVGQERNLKVETSNLSLKNFLSSVIKQRHTAIL from the coding sequence ATGCAAATAAAACTGAGAAATGCCGAGACTACCGAAGCATTCGGCGCCGAGCTGTCGAGGCAGTTGCCGCATAAATGCTTGATCTTTTTAAAAGGCCAATTAGGTGCCGGAAAAACTACGTTGGTTCGGGGCTTGTTGAGGGCTTTGGGTCATCAGGGTGCGGTTAAAAGTCCGACGTATACGCTCGTTGAGGAGTATATGCCGAGTGGTCGAGCAGTTATTCATTTTGATTTGTATCGCCTCTCCGACCCGGAAGAACTGGAGTGGATCGGGATTAATGATTATTTGGATCAAGATGCGGTTTGTTTAATCGAGTGGCCGGAAATGGGCGAAGGTTTTCTGCCGGAGCCTGATTTAGTCTTGACATTGAGCGTTGTCGGGCAAGAGCGAAACCTAAAAGTGGAGACCAGCAATTTAAGCTTAAAAAACTTTTTATCTAGCGTGATAAAACAAAGACATACTGCTATACTTTAA
- the kdsB gene encoding 3-deoxy-manno-octulosonate cytidylyltransferase: protein MSIPFKVVIPARYGSTRLPGKPLLTIAGKPMVAHVCERAREADAEDIVVATDDARILDKVLGLGIQAVMTREDHQSGTERIAEVAELHGWSDDTIIVNLQGDEPLIPPVYIRNVAEALAGQHRAGIATLAARITDPEEVFNPNSVKTVLNKDGYALYFSRAPIPWDRDHFSRQGSRDFSGKIDYLRHIGMYAYRVDFLRRYCGWEASPLEAVESLEQLRILWHGESILVNTVAKTPEAGVDTEDDLKRVERCLVIRDK, encoded by the coding sequence ATGAGTATTCCCTTCAAAGTTGTGATTCCGGCCCGCTACGGATCGACTCGGCTGCCGGGCAAGCCGTTGCTGACCATCGCCGGAAAACCGATGGTTGCGCATGTCTGCGAACGGGCAAGGGAAGCCGACGCCGAAGACATCGTCGTGGCAACCGACGATGCGCGGATTTTGGATAAAGTGTTGGGGCTCGGTATTCAAGCCGTGATGACGCGCGAAGATCATCAAAGCGGTACCGAGCGCATCGCGGAAGTCGCCGAATTACATGGATGGAGCGATGATACGATTATCGTCAATCTTCAAGGCGATGAACCGTTAATTCCGCCGGTTTATATCCGGAATGTCGCGGAAGCATTGGCTGGGCAGCATCGTGCAGGTATCGCAACGCTGGCGGCACGCATTACCGATCCGGAAGAAGTCTTCAATCCCAACTCCGTCAAAACGGTGCTGAACAAAGACGGTTATGCGCTTTATTTCAGTCGTGCGCCGATTCCGTGGGACCGAGATCATTTCAGTCGGCAGGGTAGCAGGGACTTTTCCGGAAAAATCGATTATTTGCGTCATATCGGCATGTATGCATACCGAGTCGATTTCTTGCGGCGTTATTGCGGCTGGGAAGCTTCACCGCTTGAGGCGGTCGAGTCATTGGAGCAGCTTCGAATACTCTGGCACGGCGAGTCGATCCTTGTTAACACCGTTGCCAAAACACCGGAAGCCGGTGTTGATACCGAGGACGATTTAAAACGCGTGGAAAGGTGCTTAGTAATTCGTGACAAATAA